One segment of Engraulis encrasicolus isolate BLACKSEA-1 chromosome 7, IST_EnEncr_1.0, whole genome shotgun sequence DNA contains the following:
- the zgc:153990 gene encoding myb-related transcription factor, partner of profilin: protein MASPTSPDLSNDGSPKKRRPVFSFPEVHILLDEVRKHRNIVIANFNRGVPRKVRKRTWAEITARLNEVCQSDREVSEVVRKWSDLKFDSKRTVKTIRPGPLGPRGTPYKRQRHYTTSEVDKIVRDILRVNSSQQDDGAGQAGHGPVRRSSRSTSWKGDGQSGSSEEEEEDDDEFEEDEDEDMDMATGVESKRSTSEDGKLLKSFKQENMEQDSMFDASEDTPFDVSFEMPTEEDGAPQDNQPSGSSRGSSGINTPTTNAATTSNNNAAMHTPSLKPPSSSFAIPPPPPPPSLPSLPLPTARAADHVGHGIGMGNGGAGIPHYVTNPPGNTGVPAPAAHSTNANTNAAAVAPDVRGLAAMSVQEQHMSNALLETVSRSLELLSESLQSLADTQQEFMRESLQLQSQSLEVLRDFATGAMTLMQEKLNGGNKQKT, encoded by the exons ATGGCATCTCCCACGTCGCCCGACCTCTCCAACGACGGCTCACCCAAGAAGAGGAGGCCGGTCTTCAGCTTCCCCGAGGTGCACATCCTCCTGGACGAGGTCCGCAAGCACCGCAATATCGTCATCG CCAATTTCAACCGTGGCGTCCCGAGGAAGGTGAGGAAGCGCACCTGGGCGGAGATCACAGCCCGCCTCAACGAGGTCTGCCAGTCCGACCGAGAGGTCTCGGAGGTGGTCCGCAAGTGGTCCGACCTGAAGTTCGACAGCAAGCGCACGGTGAAGACCATCCGGCCTGGCCCCCTGGGCCCGCGGGGCACACCCTACAAACGCCAGCGCCACTATACGACCTCCGAAGTGGATAAAATCGTCCGGGACATCCTGAGGGTCAACAGCAGCCAGCAGGACGACGGCGCCGGCCAGGCCGGGCACGGGCCCGTCAGGCGCAGCAGCCGGAGCACCAGCTGGAAGGGGGACGGACAGAGCGGCAgctcggaggaggaggaagaagacgatGACGAGtttgaggaagatgaggatgaagataTGGACATGGCGACGGGTGTGGAGTCAAAACGCAGCACCTCAGAGGACGGAAAACTGCTGAAAAGTTTTAAACAGGAGAACATGGAACAGGATTCCATGTTTGATGCTTCTG AAGACACACCTTTTGATGTGAGCTTTGAAATGCCTACTGAAGAAG ACGGTGCCCCACAGGACAACCAACCCAGCGGCAGCAGCCGGGGCAGCTCGGGCATCAATACTCCCACCACAAACGCAGCCACAACCAGCAATAACAACGCTGCCATGCACACTCCCTCCCTCaaacccccctcttcctccttcgccattccccctcctcctcctcctccttctcttccctctttacCTCTGCCTACTGCCAGAGCTGCAGACCATGTGGGTCATGGTATCGGAATGGGCAATGGTGGGGCCGGGATTCCACATTACGTCACAAACCCTCCCGGCAACACGGGTGTTCCGGCACCGGCGGCGCACAGTACAAACGCTAACACTAACGCCGCTGCGGTCGCTCCCGACGTGCGTGGGCTGGCGGCCATGAGCGTGCAGGAGCAGCACATGAGCAATGCGCTGCTGGAAACGGTGTCGCGCTCGCTGGAGCTGCTGTCGGAGTCGCTGCAGTCACTGGCCGACACGCAGCAGGAGTTCATGAGGGAGTCGCTGCAGCTGCAGAGCCAGAGCCTGGAGGTGCTGCGGGACTTCGCCACCGGAGCCATGACGCTCATGCAGGAGAAACTCAACGGCGGGAACAAGCAGAAGACATGA